From the genome of Polyodon spathula isolate WHYD16114869_AA chromosome 14, ASM1765450v1, whole genome shotgun sequence, one region includes:
- the LOC121326863 gene encoding septin-2B isoform X1 — MSQADKLKQGQFTNPETPGYVGFANLPNQVHRKSVKKGFEFTLMVVGESGLGKSTLINSLFLTDLYPERVIPGAAEKIERTVQIEASTVEIEERGVKLRLTVVDTPGYGDAINSQDCFSTIIAYIDDQFERYLHDESGLNRRHIVDNRVHCCFYFISPLGHGMKPLDVQFMKAIHNKVNVVPVIAKADTLTLKERERLKRRILDEIDEHGIKIYHLPDAESDEDEDFKEQTRILKASVPFAVVGSNQQIEAKGKKVRGRLYPWGVVEVENPEHNDFLKLRTMLITHMQDLQEVTQDLHYENFRSERLKKGGRLSSHGFLLPLSPAKGVETEEVDKDMILMEKEAELRRMQQMIAKMQAQMQKQGDGDTDSV, encoded by the exons ATGTCTCAAGCTGACAAACTGAAG CAGGGCCAGTTCACAAACCCAGAAACCCCCGGGTATGTGGGATTCGCCAACCTGCCCAACCAGGTCCACCGTAAATCTGTGAAGAAGGGCTTTGAGTTTACCCTCATGGTCGTGG GGGAGTCTGGTTTGGGAAAGTCAACCCTAATAAACAGCCTGTTTCTGACAGACTTGTACCCAGAGAGAGTCATCCCAGGAGCTGCAG AGAAAATCGAGAGGACCGTTCAGATTGAGGCATCGACAGTGGAGATTGAAGAGCGTGGAGTGAAATTGAGGCTAACTGTTGTGGATACACCAGGATATGGAGATGCCATCAACAGTCAGGACTG TTTCAGCACAATTATTGCCTACATCGATGACCAGTTTGAGCGGTACCTTCATGATGAGAGTGGACTGAACCGCAGGCACATAGTGGATAATCGAGTGCACTGCTGCTTCTACTTCATCTCTCCACTGGGACATGG AATGAAGCCTCTGGATGTCCAGTTCATGAAGGCCATCCACAATAAAGTGAATGTTGTCCCTGTCATCGCCAAAGCAGACACCCTGACactgaaggagagagagagactgaagcGCAGA ATTCTAGATGAGATTGATGAGCATGGCATTAAGATCTATCACCTCCCTGATGCTGAATCTGATGAAGATGAGGATTTCAAAGAACAGACCCGCATCCTTAAG GCTAGTGTCCCATTTGCGGTGGTGGGGTCGAACCAGCAGATTGAGGCTAAAGGGAAGAAGGTACGAGGACGCCTGTACCCCTGGGGTGTGGTAGAGGTGGAGAACCCCGAGCACAATGACTTCCTGAAGCTTCGCACCATGCTCAT AACCCACATGCAGGACCTTCAGGAGGTGACACAGGACCTTCACTACGAGAACTTCCGCTCCGAGCGTCTCAAGAAAGGCGGCAGGTTGTCTTCCCATGGTTTCCTTCTGCCTCTGTCTCCTGC GAAGGGTGTGGAGACTGAGGAAGTGGACAAGGACATGATCCTGATGGAAAAAGAAGCTGAG cTGAGGCGAATGCAGCAGATGATTGCAAAGATGCAGGCCCAGATGCAGAAGCAGGGAGACGGGGACACCGACAGTGTATAA
- the LOC121326863 gene encoding septin-2 isoform X2 produces MSQADKLKQGQFTNPETPGYVGFANLPNQVHRKSVKKGFEFTLMVVGESGLGKSTLINSLFLTDLYPERVIPGAAEKIERTVQIEASTVEIEERGVKLRLTVVDTPGYGDAINSQDCFSTIIAYIDDQFERYLHDESGLNRRHIVDNRVHCCFYFISPLGHGMKPLDVQFMKAIHNKVNVVPVIAKADTLTLKERERLKRRILDEIDEHGIKIYHLPDAESDEDEDFKEQTRILKASVPFAVVGSNQQIEAKGKKVRGRLYPWGVVEVENPEHNDFLKLRTMLITHMQDLQEVTQDLHYENFRSERLKKGGRKGVETEEVDKDMILMEKEAELRRMQQMIAKMQAQMQKQGDGDTDSV; encoded by the exons ATGTCTCAAGCTGACAAACTGAAG CAGGGCCAGTTCACAAACCCAGAAACCCCCGGGTATGTGGGATTCGCCAACCTGCCCAACCAGGTCCACCGTAAATCTGTGAAGAAGGGCTTTGAGTTTACCCTCATGGTCGTGG GGGAGTCTGGTTTGGGAAAGTCAACCCTAATAAACAGCCTGTTTCTGACAGACTTGTACCCAGAGAGAGTCATCCCAGGAGCTGCAG AGAAAATCGAGAGGACCGTTCAGATTGAGGCATCGACAGTGGAGATTGAAGAGCGTGGAGTGAAATTGAGGCTAACTGTTGTGGATACACCAGGATATGGAGATGCCATCAACAGTCAGGACTG TTTCAGCACAATTATTGCCTACATCGATGACCAGTTTGAGCGGTACCTTCATGATGAGAGTGGACTGAACCGCAGGCACATAGTGGATAATCGAGTGCACTGCTGCTTCTACTTCATCTCTCCACTGGGACATGG AATGAAGCCTCTGGATGTCCAGTTCATGAAGGCCATCCACAATAAAGTGAATGTTGTCCCTGTCATCGCCAAAGCAGACACCCTGACactgaaggagagagagagactgaagcGCAGA ATTCTAGATGAGATTGATGAGCATGGCATTAAGATCTATCACCTCCCTGATGCTGAATCTGATGAAGATGAGGATTTCAAAGAACAGACCCGCATCCTTAAG GCTAGTGTCCCATTTGCGGTGGTGGGGTCGAACCAGCAGATTGAGGCTAAAGGGAAGAAGGTACGAGGACGCCTGTACCCCTGGGGTGTGGTAGAGGTGGAGAACCCCGAGCACAATGACTTCCTGAAGCTTCGCACCATGCTCAT AACCCACATGCAGGACCTTCAGGAGGTGACACAGGACCTTCACTACGAGAACTTCCGCTCCGAGCGTCTCAAGAAAGGCGGCAG GAAGGGTGTGGAGACTGAGGAAGTGGACAAGGACATGATCCTGATGGAAAAAGAAGCTGAG cTGAGGCGAATGCAGCAGATGATTGCAAAGATGCAGGCCCAGATGCAGAAGCAGGGAGACGGGGACACCGACAGTGTATAA